A region of Culicoides brevitarsis isolate CSIRO-B50_1 chromosome 1, AGI_CSIRO_Cbre_v1, whole genome shotgun sequence DNA encodes the following proteins:
- the LOC134828186 gene encoding uncharacterized protein LOC134828186, whose amino-acid sequence MEENCRATIDFIPHTSLVKILEQLSVLDQHEAGMVNKSWFNAVYRNPRNTGVLSLNFGNVLLDDLEPPLSYFRHSTIPYTRLVLSGGIHLGTVDQFFAKIGETLEDLVIRHFVLKKKYEKYAFSAGRLADILENMQKLRSLEICWSFQTEFMNGNTVFQRQNGEKVLKALENVREFRLIARDVTAEQFLSLVTPMKHLESLYVDIKYTTAFLQQDGKKAADWFVILQIIKEHASTLRHLFLNLCSIDAQQEVPLNKKEFLTQLQRIRALELESFSLNLAYDLSNNFLYQFFHKFSSTFTTLGPVPKNDVPTQPMEITPANLGIIVQTLPRLRFINVKVTRPLKDLTIFNHLLELRVLNLNVHTFDRSHHLFHRQSQDLPFKKPAINPKMKHLVINGASNHYAHRVLCIKCVMYMTIIFPNVTRLELNVNVEEGLNDQAMRLIFHHLTNLEVLGANNCKELTDDGFTGTFTKNENFTIIKKRHENFSIGNLKKLRTVLLYPLDYITDATFIDGISKITGLKRIAMTGLEEITATGIEALADGCPNLEVIFFENCTQFDERFVKFLLARMIHLKYMKLGTSMYFPDEIINIPGIELLSDRVTGERTVVWRAHNFYKCGTGQFPLNVLNLQL is encoded by the exons atgGAGGAGAACTGTCGAGCTACAATCGATTTCATCCCGCATacc tcccttgtgaaaattttagagcAACTGAGCGTTTTGGATCAACATGAAGCCGGAATGGTAAACAAATCGTGGTTCAATGCCGTTTACCGAAATCCCCGCAACACGGGAGTACTTTCACTCAACTTTGGAAACGTCCTTTTGGACGATCTCGAGCCTCCTCTCAGCTATTTTCGTCATTCTACGATTCCATACACTCGCCTGGTCCTTAGCGGTGGCATTCACCTGGGAACTGTTGATCAGTTTTTCGCCAAAATCGGGGAGACGCTCGAGGATCTCGTCATCAGACACTTTGTTCTGAAGaaaaagtacgaaaaatatgcattttcgGCTGGGCGTCTTGCTGATATTCTggaaaacatgcaaaaattgAGATCTTTGGAAATTTGTTGGAGCTTCCAAACGGAGTTTATGAACGGAAATACAGTTTTTCAGCGACAAAATGgtgaaaaagtattaaaagcgTTGGAAAATGTTCGAGAATTTCGATTAATCGCGCGCGATGTCACAGCCGAGCAATTCCTGTCGCTCGTTACGCCAATGAAGCATTTGGAGTCCTTGTATGTCGATATCAAGTACACAACGGCGTTTTTGCAGCAAGACGGCAAAAAAGCCGCCGACTGGTTTGTGATTTTGCAAATAATTAAAGAGCATGCGAGTACGTTGCGTCATTTGTTCCTGAATTTATGTTCGATTGATGCGCAGCAAGAAGTTCCCCTGAATAAGAAGGAATTTTTGACGCAGTTGCAACGAATTCGGGCTTTGGAGTTGGAAAGTTTTTCCCTAAATCTCGCATATGACCTGAGCAACAACTTTTTGTaccaatttttccataaattctcGAGTACTTTTACGACGTTGGGTCCTGTGCCGAAAA ATGACGTTCCCACACAACCGATGGAAATAACGCCCGCCAATTTAGGAATTATCGTCCAAACCTTGCCTCGTTTGCGTTTCATCAATGTCAAAGTTACTCGTCCTTTAAAGGATTTGACGATTTTCAATCATCTTCTGGAGCTGCGTGTCCTAAATTTGAACGTTCACACCTTCGATCGCTCGCATCATCTATTCCATCGTCAATCACAAGATTTGCCGTTTAAAAAACCCGCTATAAATCCCAAAATGAAGCATCTCGTCATCAATGGCGCCTCCAATCATTACGCACATCGCGTTTTGTGCATCAAATGTGTCATGTACATGACGATTATTTTCCCGAACGTCACACGTCTCGAGCTGAATGTGAATGTCGAGGAAGGTCTCAACGACCAAGCGATGCGTTTAATCTTCCATCACCTCACAAATTTGGAAGTTTTGGGTGCAAACAATTGCAAGGAACTCACAGACGACGGATTTACAGGAACTTTtacgaaaaacgaaaatttcacGATTATCAAAAAACGTCACGAAAACTTTTCCATCGGAAATTTGAAGAAACTCCGGACAGTTTTGCTCTATCCACTCGATTATATCACGGATGCCACCTTCATTGACGGTATTTCAAAGATCACGGGATTGAAACGGATCGCTATGACAGGTTTGGAAGAAATAACCGCCACCGGAATTGAAGCTCTTGCCGACGGATGTCCGAATCTCGAAGTGATTTTCTTCGAAAACTGCACGCAGTTCGACGAGAGATTCGTGAAATTCCTCCTCGCTCGCATGATTCACCTGAAATACATGAAACTCGGTACCTCGATGTACTTTCCCGATGAAATTATCAACATTCCGGGCATTGAATTGCTCTCGGATCGTGTCACTGGGGAACGTACCGTCGTTTGGAGAGCACATAACTTTTACAAATGCGGCACTGGGCAATTCCCGTTGAACGTCTTAAACTtacaattgtaa
- the LOC134830154 gene encoding protein snakeskin has protein sequence MVSAETIASIFIKVLKLVLNLVILILYRTGYAGDFLGVGGTWNLNEEKSPDAEIVASGVFVGYIIYTGCHLMAFGFGTTKHKRELSDTIMNVVGTIMWLSVGGVALHYWAGYMPDHDFVHIITERAVGIAMGSLCVIEGALYLLDTVLAFLHFAKN, from the exons atggtatCAGCAGAAACGATTgcatcaattttcataaaagtgCTCAAATTG GTACTTAATTTGGTCATTCTCATCTTGTATCGCACGGGATATGCGGGAGATTTTCTCGGTGTCGGCGGTACGTGGAACCTGAACGAGGAGAAGAGTCCCGATGCGGAAATTGTCGCATCTGGCGTCTTTGTCGGTTACATCATCTACACGGGATGTCATTTAATGGCCTTTGGCTTCGGCACGACGAAGCACAAGAg GGAGCTCTCGGATACCATCATGAACGTCGTTGGAACAATCATGTGGTTAAGCGTCGGCGGA GTTGCGTTACACTACTGGGCAGGATACATGCCGGATCATGACTTTGTTCATATCATCACTGAACGTGCG gTCGGTATCGCAATGGGCTCATTGTGCGTCATCGAAGGTGCCCTTTACTTGTTGGACACAGTTTTGGCCTTTCTCCACTTCGCCAAGAACTAA
- the LOC134828187 gene encoding NADH-quinone oxidoreductase subunit B 2-like: MLASSIARNLQLSSVGLRKGTLALAGVGQKHQQTRGEKTLPVVNPENPLPKPGYSPFGSKQATLGEWAVARLDDLLNWGRKGSIWPLTFGLACCAVEMMHIAAPRYDMDRYGVVFRASPRQADVIIVAGTLTNKMAPALRKVYDQMPEPRWVISMGSCANGGGYYHYSYSVVRGCDRIIPVDIYVPGCPPTCEALMYGVLQLQKKVKRMKTLQMWYRK, from the exons ATGTTAGCTTCTTCAATTGCCAGAAATTTGCAACTGTCGTCGGTGGGTTTGCGCAAGGGTACGTTAGCACTCGCCGGAGTCGGACAAAAGCATCAACAAACGCGAGGCGAGAAGACTTTGCCTGTGGTGAATCCAGAAAATCCTCTTCCGAAGCCCGGTTATTCGCCATTCGGATCGAAACAAGCGACTTTGGGGGAATGGGCCGTTGCTCGTTTGGACGATTTACTCAATTGGGGTCGTAAGGGCTCCATTTGGCCCTTGACTTTCGGTTTGGCGTGCTGTGCCGTCGAGATGATGCATATCGCTGCTCCTCGG tACGATATGGACAGATATGGTGTCGTTTTCCGTGCATCTCCGCGTCAAGCTGACGTTATCATCGTTGCTGGAACACTGACGAACAAAATGGCTCCAGCTTTGCGCAAGGTTTACGATCAAATGCCCGAACCCCGATGGGTCATCTCGATGGGAAGTTGTGCAAATGGAGGCGGATACTATCATTACTCGTATTCCGTGGTGCGTGGATGCGACAGAATTATCCCGGTCGACATCTATGTGCCTGGATGCCCGCCAACGTGCGAAGCTCTCATGTACGGCGTCTTGCAGCTCCAAAAGAAGGTGAAACGCATGAAGACCTTGCAAATGTGGTACAGAAAGTAa
- the LOC134838171 gene encoding vacuolar protein-sorting-associated protein 25 produces MTDFEWPWEYNFPPFFTIQPHTKTRERQLLTWCSLVLKYYKHKNLAVLNFGEESELFANEAINRKLSNDGKLQVLEELEKTKNAVPLDKKKTQWEVYWHTLDEWANLIHNWVVANGQTNTIFTLFDLTNGDSTQGEEFYGLDERVLTKALKVLEGRGKCVVFENNEGVKFL; encoded by the exons ATGACCGACTTTGAGTGGCCTTGGGAATACAATTTTCCTCCATTTTTCAC TATTCAACCACACACGAAAACCCGAGAGCGTCAATTACTCACCTGGTGCTCGCTTGTCCTCAAGTATTACAAACACAAGAACCTGGCGGTGCTAAATTTCGGCGAAGAAAGTGAATTATTTGCGAACGAAGCGATAAATCGCAAGTTATCGAACGATGGGAAGCTGCAAGTGTTGGAGGAATTGGAGAAAACAAAGAACGCTGTGCCGCTGGACAAGAAAAAGACGCAGTGGGAAGTTTATTGGCATACATTGGATGAATGGGCGAACTTGATTCACAATTGGGTTGTCGCGAATGGACAGACAAACACGATTTTTACGCTGTTTGACTTGACAAATGGCGATAGCACGCAAGGCGAAGAGTTCTACGGGCTAGACGAAAGGGTATTAACAAAAGCCTTAAAGGTGCTGGAAGGCCGAGGAAAATGTGTCGTATTCGAAAACAATGAAGGCGTCaagtttttataa